The window ATCAATTGGACGCTGAAGGCACCAGCATATGGCAAACGAATTTCCGAAGTACCCGAAggcattattaataaatattaaagtatCAATACCTCATTTCGGATGCATGTATAATTTTATGGAACACGTTTTAATTTCCATAGGAATCCAACACCATACTATtacgaattcttttatttattatttaaaaataagtatATTATATACTTGAaagtataaataatgaaaaagatttattaaaaatgaaaatactgGCTAATGATACTTGCAATAAATTCAACATGGAAGTCAACatctgaaattttgtaaatttatattgaaaaataaatattgtttatatttttttttctcttctactgcaaatttagaaaatagGATTTTAGCGCTTTGGTTATAGAATTTCGATGCATGAACTGGATCGAAAGCGTCGTATTTCATCATCAGACCATGCAGTTCGTTGAAACCTCAAACAAGAGGGAGTGTATTATTGATTTGAAACTGCGGTTTCGAATTCCAAAGGAAAATCAAACGTCCACGAGACACGCGCCAATTTTCTGAGTAATATAAAATCAGAATGTTTCGTTTATATAAATTGATGACATAACATGTGTCAACTTTGATCCGTATTTTGTGTCTACAGTTGCTTCGAAAACAAGTCTTTAcctatttacaatttaaaaagtGTGAATAACCAAACTACGTGATAACTCCAAAACAATCATTAATTTGATCTCCAATTTTAATGCAAAAATTATTGTTCcagtatatgaaactctttcgtttaaaaattatgcattAACCTTAGGTTTTGTGAGGTTCGGTCACGATGGACCCAAACTCCTCTGTTCAGGGGTTAATTCTTGgtcgttaaattatttattagtcAAACCGCTGAAAATAGCATCAGTCTGAAAGCTCTTCTAAACATCGTGACCTTCCATTATTTGTTACTGTATTTACGATGTATTTCAAGAGCTGAAGTATAAGTTTCTTCTGCTTCGTCAATAACACGAAACATTTCACGCAAAGTTTTGTGTTGACTTTAACGATGTCACCCCCATGTACGACCACTCTTCTCCCTGAGCATCAATAACAGAATTAACTTAACCCAACGTGCGTTACTAAACAATCAAATGATAAAGCTGGTTATTTACTTTGTATCTTTCTTCAAAATGCAAACGTACTGTAAATGAAATCAGTATCAATGTTGGTAAAAAGTTTGTACATTGTTTTTTAAGGGAACGGTTGGATGGCAATATAGACTGTCTTTAATACCCTGTCTCCTCGTAATGAgtacaatagaataaaatacaaaaaagttgCATCTTGGATTTTCAGGTTAAGGTCAATTTTTTGAAAACGTTTTTCTAACAATTCCCACTGATGTGAGGACATAAAATCAGCAATAAAATTCAGAGAGCATTTTTTGTGGCTTATATACTAGATTGTAGTCTTTACAAAAATTGTACTATTTAAAAATGACCAATTATAAatagttttcaaattattatgtaattaaaaataaattacatattcGTACGTTGAATTAACCTCCGAATGATGGAAATcagatataattaaaatttaatttaaaaattcctttttctacatttttaataatttattttgacaTTACTTTTTGAGTAATGAAAGCCTTCGTTTAAAAACTTTAATAGTgaattttagtaaaatattGGTATATAAATTTCACAACTTTGGGTCGCGATTGACCTAGTTTTGCTGTTTGAATGTTAAATTCAAAGTTAATCCTACCTACCTGTGTACTGAATTAATACCGAGCTATGTAAGGATGTTTTTCTATTTCCATAAAATAAAAGATCATTCATCAAATTCTATGGGACACGACAGACGAATTAACGTCGTCGCAAAAACCACGAACGTTTTTCATGAAAGAATGACCTTAGAATATTCAATGCCTCTTACGATCTCAGCTCGTGAAACAATAAATAGTTATTCCGCCATTACTGGTCGCGAAAAGAAAACGTCTGAACACCGATTCCAACGAGATACGATTGGTTTTCAATACGATGTCGTGAAACTGTTTCATAAAAATACCAGACGTTTCATGAAATTCCACGAAAAGGCGATACTGCAAAGCGCTTTGCTTCGAGGGATGATCGAAGTTACCCTCGACTGAAACATCAAAAGGAACGAATAGTTGAAACAGTGAGAGCGAACTTTTTGATTTTTTGTGGATTTTTATCATACTAGAATCGTTGGTGACGAAACTCGTGTTTTTGAAGAACAAGGTATCTCGATATAAAGGATCTTGCAAAAACGTTCGGCTTCCGAATATTTAACACTCTGACGGTCGTATATTTTGTGGAACCCATGGCTtttgttatttcatatttctttctatatcaataaaaaaacaaacttacTGAAAGAATTACAATGTTCGGAGCTCTTAAAATTACTACCTTTCAAAGTAGAATTAATgtacaatataaaaaatataaataaattaaaaaatgtttgtatgaAATGTTACATACGTATTAAAATCACAGTCCCTcaattctttaaattaaaatattcaaaatgaaataGGTTTACATGATCAACCTACCGGAAGgaatatttaaacaaagaaaACTTGTGAACgttgttaattattaatctttaaaattcACGTTGACGAATCTAAAATGGAGGCAACAAAGACGGAAAAGGTTCATAAAGAAAACAACTCACCGACTCATAAAGTGGTGAGTCAATTTTCAGTTTCTTAATCATAAACATTCatatattgataatttaaatcatttttctgTTACATATTCATTTAACGTtctgataaataaatttattcttttgATACACCTTTTTCCAAACTAGAATCAACTTCTTTAAaaattctctcttttctttttttttatttcaaagtacagtttaatataataaaatgagtACACTATGCAAACTTTGTTAAATATCAAGAACTAAGGTTACTGAATTATGTTGCTTGTACGTCAAAAAGTAAATTGATTGACTTACATCACTTAATTATCACGCTACTTCCAACGAGAATTCCATCGTTCTATTTCcatacaatttaatttaattttcatacaATGTTTAGTTTTTTCCATAGGTCTTCtataaaaatgtacatttatagaATTAGGGTTGACATTGTAGCCACCTTTAGCATTGATTAATTTATAACATCCATTAATTTCTGAATtaacaaaaaatttttttctaaatattttttaaaaattttcaaactcaaTTTTTGTTGAAAACTACTTCCTGCATGAAAACTATGAAAAATGTACACCACGACAAGTTTAACTTTTTCATGGCAAAAGAAATGTTTGATGACCACTATGAAAATCAATAGTTATGTCATAGAAAATCTACAATTCTGATGGTGTacatttttcttctgtttttgaGGCATTCTGCATACATGGAAGTTCAATTTAACAGGCTATGACAGGTGCAACGCGTTTCGATGAAACTCACGGTTCGACGAATCGTTCTACAACAGCACAGGAAATAATCAGGGATTTACAGCCGATCGCACTACGTACTGCatcaagtaagtaaattaatttaCCAAGGTAAAATCTATTAAGTTGTCGCCGACGAAATTGTCAATTTACTCGAGAACGTTGAATGGCTATAACTAGTATTCATTAATTGAAACATGTTTTCAGAACTATAAATTTGAAATGAACTGTAAATGAAAACCTGAATTTCCAAATGAATTACTGCAATAAGATGTATCATCGATAAATAAAGCTAAATATTAAACGTACCATCCTGATACATTTTCTGAAGTTTAGAGAAACGTTATCAAATTCAAACAGTCGATACTTTAATTCGAGCGTGAAATTGTATGTCTAAAGTTCCAAGAGAAACGTTCGCTATCCGTAAACTAAATTTATCAAAGTTCGAAATGTTGGGGCTGGATTTTATAGCAAGATTATTATCATTGTAAAAACTACTAAAAGCCCGATCCCTGCGATTCACGCTCTTTTTGTTCTGATTAATGAGATTACTTCGTTAATTACTTCATTCTTTGAAAACAAAGGTGGGGTAtttacagggtgtctcagatCTTCTCGACCAAATATTATTAATAGGTATAAataaaagacaaaaaaatacaaattttgatCATTTGATCAACTAGACAACAGTATGTCACAATAACTTTTCTGTCAATTATACTTCTCATcggtgaaaattaattttaaaatatatttttcatatttctaataataacaATCACAAAATGCGTTAAATAACACAGAGAAAAATCTAGTGTCCCTAATTTTTTCATTGCCTCTGGTAACGTATAAAAATAGgtttgtataaatattaaattttaacgtTCAGAGACACCTTAAAGTTTCATATCATATTGCCACTATGGTTTGAGTTGCAGGGTACGTATTACGTTACTCTGAGAGAATGCTTTGATGGCTATCTTTGCTTTAGACGATTTCAACTACGTATAATACAAGAATTAGTGCAGTGTGAGATAAAATCAACCCAGGATGGTACGTGTTTCGGTAGATTCAGAACTGCATGCAGGATCAGTGCAAACAAACAATTTCTAGTACCTCTTGCGACGTAGaatcactaattaattaatattatcataaaattttaatcagtAAAGCAttatgatagaaaaatattattataaaaaggaACTAATCAatggaaaattataaacaatttaaacgttccgataACTTGAATTCGTTTTTATCAGGTTCAGACGAAGGAAAATCTGGCATAAAAGACAAAGAAGAATCTCCAGAATTATTACAACGAAGGTCGAGGACCGAAACTGTTAGGCAAGATGCTAGAAAGCTGAAGAGTGCCACCCTAAACAGAATGGGGAGAATGTTTAAACAACGATCACAGACACCTGTTGCCGATAAATCATCTCTAAACGCGGAAGGAAAGATGGTAAGCCTTCGATCCATAAAAACGCAGGTTGTTCGGAAATATGTCAATTTTATCATTCTTTTgttatactgttattaaatgatcGATTTGATAATATTGAAAATCTAACACAATTTTATGACATGAAAATACATCGATTCGAGTTTTAAAATTTGGTGGAAATAACTATATAAATCATTTCTCAATCGTTTTCACTCCtaattttttgtattaattatattgaaaatagaTAGATGATCAAATCATGTCACATGTTTCGAAATTTATTTGATATGCGACAATCTaatacatattaaaaatttgtttaaactaTTAAACTAAAAGGGGCGCGCGATGTGTGCGTAATAGTTCACGAGTAGAGGGTAGCTATGATACTATTTCCTGTCACACGCGAAAGTGCAAAGTTGATAGAGCCTAAAGTGGATAGGATAGTTGCTGAAGCACTTAGCAGGAACTTTGTTTACTCTAGAGAATACATAACATTGCTTGCTTTGATTAGTTAACTAGAATTAGCAGTGACTAAGGTTATATTATAATTAGTTAAGTGCATATGAAATGTCAAATTTCtataatcttcataattattacaaatattacagCTATACTATTCTAGAGATCGAATAAGGGTATGGTATACGAAGCATTGTTAAtaccaaatttattttttaattcaaaatttaatttttatcaccGTTACTTCCTTTGTAATTATCTTTAATATAGATAAGAGAAAATTTAAGTATTCATATCTTGATGAAATTGCTTTTTTTATGTATTGATATAAAAAAACTTTTGTTTTCTTACAAATCATAAAATAAACTGTTGTAAATCACGGTTAAACCGAAGTGGACATAAACTTTTCATAGCTACACCAACAACGAGATTTCTTAATGAAAATGGCACGCAGTTGTTCTGAAATGTTGTAAACATTAAACAAGTACTTTACAAAAGTTTTCATAGCTGTCACTACGTTATATAAACAAAATTCTTGCGACACGTATTACTGCCGCGTTTTCTGTTGCAACAATATCAGTCCAGGAATTTAACTGTAATTGTCCCGTACCGAGAAACACGTTTTACGAGGATTTCGAAAGTCAGTTTATGACGGTTTCGCCGTTTTAATATAAACCTTTTAATATTGCCGGCAATAGTAGTTTCCCTTTTTTCTGCAATGGATTTAGAGTTTTGATTTTCGTTTCGTTCTCAATGGCTAAATCGCGTCATAAACTGAGTCTTTCCGAAGGGTAATTCGACAGTGGTCAACCTTCGAGGGTCAACCTGGATCAAAAAACCCCGGCGTTGCCGAACTTTCGAGGTCCTCCGGTGCATCAGATATCACTCCACCCTCTCCTGGACGAAAATCGCGCTAAGGGCGTAAGGAAGGACGGACTCGATTCTCAGGGGACACGCTGATTGGAAAATCATCTTTTCGTATGAAACTAATCAACCTGTTCTCCCCGCTAGGCGAGAAAAATCGAGAAGGTGAAAACGCCACCAGAGCGTCTAGCATACTTTATAAAAACAGTGACATTCGAACGCAACCGACACTTATTCGATCAGATTCATTGGACGAATTAATTCAATCAGCGACAACGTTCGAAATCACTGAATCAAGGAGAGGTCTATGGGCGGCCTTCTAGAGGAGCCCGTTCTAACCCTTCCATTTACTATCCCACCAAATATCGAATGCAATTTGTTTTTACTGTTCCCCTTTTTCTTTACGACTGaacgttatttaaaataaatttcaatttttttaaccaagtttatcaactaTGAGCGTCTACCGAGGTTTTCTAGCTGTTGGCCCCAAAAATCTTAATTATTATCACTAATTTTCcggtaataatttaaattttggtCCGCCACTGCATCTGCTCTGACAATACtgaattctttttcttaatcactctagagaaaataaaattaataagtgTCACGCTGAGTGTATACAACGCCAGCTATAATTAAGAGCAGACGACTGACCTACTTCCACAGAAGGGTGTTTTAATAAAGAGAAATCATTTTTGATAGAATACAATGAAATCAACGGAGAACTGCGAGGACGAGGCttcgaaaaaagagaagagtaaCTCTTTGGGCAGAATGTTCAAGCTGGTGGATAAAGATGGTTCGCCGAAAAAATTGTTTCATCCTCGAGCTGGGTCCTTGAGTCGTATTTTGCGCCGACATCCCAATAATGACAATAACGACAACGAGAAGAAAGTTACAGAAGATAACACTCCGGGGATTTTCTCGAGGATGCTGAGTCAGTTAAGAGGAAAGTAAAAAGCTTCAAACTTTAACCACACGATATACATATCAATAcatgattttctaaattttgcttATACTAGCTGTGTATTGCTTGTACTTGCTTCTTTTGGTAGCAATAATTTCTATAATGTAAAGTGAACTGAATTGTAGTGATACAATTGTAGGAAATCATCGTTCTATGGTTAACCCTATTCCCTTACCCTGGGGCATTGAACATTCTAGCACACATAAAAAAATAAGACCCTTTTGTAAGGGTAGGAAAGTAGGGTTAACTGAAAGAAAAATACTGTGTAAAATGATATAGGAAGCTGtaatatttttctctatttaaaacaaattcttttgttttaattgaatattctgTGCATAAGGGTGGCAAAATACTAAAGTATCAGGAAACTGcagtttttattttagaaaaaaaggTATTATCAAATACATAGTATTCCAAATATTGGCATATTAACCTGAGTTTGATTTCTTGACTTGATGAGTACCTTAAATTTTATCAACCCTCGAACGACGGATCATGGAGAGAGAAATacgattttgtatttcatattctttccatttgttaaattttacattatccccctaaaaattattcttccgaCACATAAAACtcttttgttgaaaaattaaacaattaattttaggTTAACATTCTTGTacgtattttgtaaatttgggtcacgattgacccaggctccgctgttcaagaatTAATTTTCGAATAACAGAGGCTGGTCTTTATGAATCTAATACaatttcgaaattgaaatttaattttagattgttTTCCGTTCTCAAAGAGCATGTTGTTCCTTTAGTAAGATAAGTGTACACAATTTCTCCAGTGTTTGCAAGATCAGAAACTAACAAGAAGACTATATCAGGTTCTACCCAAAGAATTATAATAAacttttgtattaattattttacttgtAAAAAAAAAGTTAGTACACTTGAATTTTTGCCACCTTGCAAGCAcagtgtttaataaaattgatttcttgGGTGACAAAACAGCTCCCAACCTCTGAATCTTACGAACGTGTCATCCTCGTGATGAGCAAAATCAGAGAGGCAGAAAGATCTTGTTATACAATTGAACGCTTTCCCTGCCATCCTTTCTTGTTCCCAACTAAATAAGGGATATGTTCCCTCGAAATTGCGTTGCCCACCCTATTTAGAAAAACAAAAGCAAGCTGACTTTTTCGTAGGATACCTCATACACGTTTACAAGCTttcaaattatgaaaaattatagcAAAATATTTAGTCATCTTTCATGTTTCATGAGAGGAATTTCTGTGTAAGAAACAGATCAGTGTTGTAACCTTCTGCTTACTAAAAAGTCCATATCCATTTGGGTTGTTCTTTTATgcgaatatttatttcaaaaaatttctacTCGCATACCATGGTCCCTGTTTGAGGACCAAAAAGGAATCACAAATGTTCCTTAAAAATCAATTTCGACGGAATTATTTTGCTGTAAATTCttacaaattaataaaaagaaaatgggtTTTAATTTATACTTTTGATGACAACTAGTCTACCGATCTTTAtgcaaatatgtatttttatacatttttttttctcttttcaagtCACCCTTTAATTCACATATTTTACACATTTTAcagattttaaacaattttttttctatatatacCACATTGTTTGCATAATCTTTCTTAGTCCATCATTTTCTTTGTATGGATATACTtatgaatatattttattaagctTATACTTTTTTGAATCCAATTTTTCGGCAAAAATACTGCACTACGCACTGGTCACTAAAATGTTAAATACTTTCAACGCAAATTTCGACTCACATCTTCCATTCGATACTTACCGGCGTAGCGTGAATCACGAATGTTATTTACGAAAGCGATTTTTGGTTACTTTCTGTTCTTTATTTCAAAAACTTCCATGTGACACAGATATCAAAGGACAGTCCCATATTTTTTGCCAACACGTATGAAATGAGGGCAGCCAACCAAGTAAAATTTGCTTGATATTTTTGTTTACGATGTTCAGGACGCCCACACAGCGGAAACGCGTTGGCGGAGCCGAATATAAAATCCCGTAACAAAATGAGCTCGTTACCTCCGAAGGTGCCATTGAACTCGAGAACGACTAATTTGTCTTCGTCAACGTCCGTTTCATCAACTCAATCACAAACCACAGCGTCACCCCAGAAATTGTCTGCTTTCGAGTATTCCATTTAAGATTTTATGAAAGTAATCAACCATTTTCGCGATTGGACTACGCTTATAGATCTTCTCTAATGTGaatttctttcgatttttcagCAAGAAGATTTACATAGATGAGTAATAATACGAACACGTAAAAATTGGTTCCCTCTGTCTCGTGGTAACAAGTATCTCGTCTTGTTAAAAATCAACTGATAAAGATATTTTTAActacattaatatttattgtagAATTGATTGTATAGTAaatgagaaaattattaaaaaggaaATGTATCGCGTGAATTTGATTTTGCTTTATAAGGGCAGCTTGTCAGTCATTTAATAAACTAATAAATAAATGCTacctttcatttaattaaatattatttgatagaaatgtttagaattttttaaattttcaaaaatttttccaaCTTTTTCAAAATCTTATTTTTTTAGTAAACTGAAATCTCGAGTCGTTTggttcaattttgaaaaattattcgtaaCGTGTCGTTAATAACCACAGATGGTCAGATTAAAGGAATactaaaatatttgataaaaaagaaagaataaaaggaGATAAACAAGACACTTATATCGGAAGAGCCATGTTTATTACACATGCATATGTCTTTCTTTTCGCTTTTTTTGTGCGAGACAACCTGTGTCCCTTTGTGTTACACGCTGTACATTGTTTCAAATATCGACTAACATATTTTTTCAGTAGCGTTACGACAAAAGTATATTGGATGATTTTACGAATCTTAGCAACGGTTGTATAAATTGATTCGTGAAATCATCCCAATCGGTTGTTCATGAAGCTGatacaaaattgtatatttacaaaaaagaaatgtaaaattatttagtACATATATCATGATTTTTCTAGTGCACACAAATCTCAGCATGTATGTTATCAATAGAAAAGTTGCATATAACAGAACATGCTTGGTAGAAGTCTgcgatgtttaattattattcagtaATTAATTCGTACTATGATTTAAACGCCATTGTGTTGGAAAAATTAGTGCATTCGAACTCATAATTTGTACTGTGTGAAAACAGATATTCCACTTTccatttatcttattttctatTCAGCGATGATTTAATTATTCGTACAGATCCTTTTCCttctaatgaaatataaatgaaaataatataactttgtgtattatattattttttaaatgaaaatttgcattTACACGTCCAGATTCATTTGCAACCGTAATCAACATTTCTTGATTACATATTAAATGTaatcataattaaaaaaggatACGCGTTTCATTATTCTCGTACGAAtcaattaagaaatattttattatttttattttaacaaaattgtgCCATGAAAGAAAAGACTGccatttgtatttatttttatttatatacatcgGAGACACGACAATCAAGCACACTTTTGTTAAAGCAAATATCTATGATTTGGGCGCactgtttgaaaaatataaaaccaTTCTTGATATGGTATTATACTATCTACAAGATCGCATTTATTTCTTACAAttaatcgattaattaatttatcgtaCACCCGCCTCCTGTATGTTCGTATCCTCCTATCTGTGTGTTTCAGTTAATCGACTGAAAGTAATTAGCACGAatcgatatacatatatcattCTTGGAAATCAATCGTTCCTGTATAAcggagaaatatttttcaaacaagaGTCCATTAAATGTTGCGCGTGTTTGTTTACTAGTTTATCACAGAATAACGTGtcgttatagtaataataagaaaaagggaaaaaaacaatattattgcaTTCAATTTTAGGGTACAAATAACTGATtctattacaaaaattatttttctaacttgcaatgtttttaatttgtttcaaattataattagcttTCTTTTGTATAAATGATCAGCATTATAACTGGACTCAATATAATGACAACGTGAGCAAGGGAAAAGCATTCATAGTATTTCCGAGAAtctattttttaaacttttgtAAAAGCAAAGCATAAGCATTTTGTTTGAAATTGTATCAATAACTAAGCATAGCATCTTTTCACATGAAGTATAATCTATGTCAGATTTTTCACTGACTTTTGTGATTACTAAAATTCAAACTAAATTCACCAAGACTCAATGGTGAACCCTTGTAAATGTATGACATGGTTTTCTCACTGCATTGTAAGAGTTctaaaaaatcaataaataccGAATCATTAGTTATGAGTAATTAGGATATTCCAATTACACCtccttaaaatgaaataattaattaattaatctttccAATCACCAGGCTtgaaagtaataattaatatgAGTCGAGTCGAGTACAATTAAAATAGCGAATATCGTATAATCTGAGccaaatatttcggaaatagGCACACAGATTGTTATATTAAGacaattttatacttttttaatatttataatggtccattgaatttttttaaatttagaatatgTAAATTTGTGAAACAATATTTGCTGCAGTAGAAAGTTTCCATATTTCCGAAATTTTAGAAATACGATGaacataaatttgaaaatataaatatatgaataaCTAGACATCATGATGAGCTTTGAAGTTCAAAGAAGAAC is drawn from Osmia lignaria lignaria isolate PbOS001 chromosome 14, iyOsmLign1, whole genome shotgun sequence and contains these coding sequences:
- the LOC117607496 gene encoding uncharacterized protein LOC117607496; the encoded protein is MEATKTEKVHKENNSPTHKVAMTGATRFDETHGSTNRSTTAQEIIRDLQPIALRTASSSDEGKSGIKDKEESPELLQRRSRTETVRQDARKLKSATLNRMGRMFKQRSQTPVADKSSLNAEGKMNTMKSTENCEDEASKKEKSNSLGRMFKLVDKDGSPKKLFHPRAGSLSRILRRHPNNDNNDNEKKVTEDNTPGIFSRMLSQLRGK